In the genome of Pseudomonas sp. LBUM920, one region contains:
- the yrfG gene encoding GMP/IMP nucleotidase: MPSLPWHAIDTVLLDMDGTLLDLHFDNHFWMEHLPQRYAELHGVSRAMADRELQPLFERNAGQLQWYCLDFWSTELNIPVRELKLETAHLIALRPDADTFLAAIKQAGKRVVLITNAHRDSLSLKLERIELAPYFERLISSHDYGFAKENPQFWDALQADIQFDPARSLFIDDTLPILRSARDFGVGHLLAVKEPDSKKGPKDTAEFAAVGDYRDLIAGL; the protein is encoded by the coding sequence ATGCCCTCTTTGCCCTGGCACGCCATCGATACCGTCCTGCTGGACATGGACGGCACCTTGCTCGACCTGCATTTCGACAACCATTTCTGGATGGAGCACCTGCCCCAGCGCTACGCCGAGCTGCACGGCGTAAGCCGGGCCATGGCCGATAGGGAACTGCAGCCACTGTTCGAGCGTAACGCGGGACAGTTGCAATGGTATTGCCTGGACTTCTGGAGCACGGAACTGAATATTCCGGTGCGCGAACTCAAGCTGGAAACGGCCCACCTGATTGCCCTGCGCCCGGACGCGGATACCTTTCTGGCGGCGATCAAGCAGGCCGGCAAGCGCGTGGTTCTGATCACCAACGCTCATCGTGACTCGCTATCCTTGAAGTTGGAACGCATTGAACTGGCGCCGTATTTCGAGCGGTTGATCAGCTCCCATGACTATGGTTTTGCCAAGGAGAACCCGCAATTCTGGGATGCCCTGCAAGCGGACATCCAGTTCGACCCGGCGCGCAGCCTGTTTATTGATGACACCTTGCCGATCCTGCGCAGTGCCCGGGATTTTGGCGTGGGGCATCTGCTGGCAGTGAAAGAACCGGACAGCAAGAAGGGGCCAAAGGACACGGCAGAGTTTGCGGCGGTGGGGGATTACCGGGATCTGATCGCCGGGCTCTAA
- a CDS encoding sigma-54 dependent transcriptional regulator, giving the protein MSIDNQIQVVLIDDDPHLRQALCQTLDLAGLNVLTLGEATGLTARLSRDWPGVVVSDIRMPGMDGLELLAELHGQDPELPVLLITGHGDVPLAVQAMRAGAYDFLEKPFASDALLDSVRRALALRRLVLDNRSLRLALSDRQQLSTRLVGHSPQMLRLREQIGALAATRADVLILGETGAGKEVVARALHDLSSRRSGPFVAINAGALAESVVESELFGHEPGAFTGAQKRRIGKFEFANGGTLFLDEIESMSLDVQVKLLRLLQERVVERLGGNQLIPLDIRIIAATKEDLRQAADQGRFRADLYYRLNVAPLRIPPLRERGEDALMLFQHFADEASSRHGLPLNELQPGQRALLLRHSWPGNVRELQNAAERFALGLELALDATADNPAAGILTSTPGGLSEQVEQFEKSLIAAELTRPHSSVRSLAEALGIPRKTLHDKLRKHGLNFADSANHSADDE; this is encoded by the coding sequence ATGAGTATCGATAACCAGATTCAGGTGGTGTTGATCGACGACGATCCACACCTGCGTCAGGCCCTGTGCCAGACCCTGGACCTGGCCGGGCTGAACGTCCTGACCCTGGGCGAAGCCACCGGCCTCACTGCGCGCCTGTCGCGGGACTGGCCGGGCGTGGTGGTCAGCGACATCCGCATGCCCGGCATGGACGGCCTGGAGTTGCTCGCCGAACTGCACGGCCAGGACCCGGAACTGCCGGTGCTGTTGATCACCGGCCACGGCGACGTGCCGCTGGCGGTGCAAGCCATGCGGGCCGGCGCTTATGATTTCCTTGAAAAACCCTTCGCCAGCGATGCCCTGCTCGACAGCGTGCGTCGCGCCCTGGCCCTGCGCCGTCTGGTGCTGGACAACCGCAGCCTGCGCCTGGCCCTCAGTGACCGTCAGCAATTGAGCACGCGCCTGGTCGGGCATTCGCCGCAAATGCTGCGCCTGCGCGAGCAGATCGGCGCCCTGGCCGCGACCCGCGCCGACGTGTTGATCCTCGGCGAAACCGGCGCCGGCAAAGAGGTGGTGGCGCGCGCGCTGCACGACCTGTCCAGCCGACGCAGCGGGCCGTTTGTGGCGATCAACGCCGGCGCACTGGCCGAATCAGTGGTCGAGAGCGAGCTGTTCGGCCATGAGCCGGGAGCGTTTACCGGCGCGCAGAAACGCCGTATCGGCAAATTCGAGTTCGCCAATGGCGGCACGCTGTTTCTCGATGAAATCGAAAGCATGAGCCTGGACGTGCAGGTCAAGCTGTTGCGCCTGTTGCAGGAGCGCGTGGTGGAACGCCTGGGGGGCAATCAACTGATCCCGCTGGATATCCGCATCATCGCTGCCACCAAGGAAGACCTGCGCCAGGCTGCCGATCAGGGTCGCTTCCGCGCCGACTTGTATTACCGCCTCAATGTTGCACCGCTGCGCATTCCACCGTTGCGCGAGCGCGGCGAGGATGCCTTGATGCTGTTTCAACACTTCGCCGACGAGGCCAGCAGCCGTCACGGCCTGCCGCTTAACGAGCTGCAACCAGGCCAGCGCGCGCTGCTGCTGCGTCATAGCTGGCCCGGCAATGTGCGCGAACTGCAGAATGCGGCAGAACGCTTTGCCCTGGGGCTCGAACTGGCACTGGACGCCACGGCGGACAACCCTGCCGCTGGCATCCTGACTTCTACGCCCGGCGGCCTGAGCGAACAAGTCGAGCAGTTCGAAAAAAGCCTGATCGCCGCCGAGCTGACCCGCCCTCACAGCTCGGTGCGCAGCCTCGCGGAAGCTTTGGGCATACCGCGCAAAACCCTGCACGACAAACTGCGCAAGCACGGCCTGAACTTCGCCGACAGCGCCAACCACAGCGCCGACGACGAATGA
- the fdhD gene encoding formate dehydrogenase accessory sulfurtransferase FdhD, which yields MNAKRPVCAAPALETPAPASSQSYQFCNLEHTEVASTALAEEVALAIAYNDISQAVMLVTPTDLEDFIVGFSIGSGIIADVSDIYDLKLSGSGSAQYAQVQISSRAFWNLKQQRRQLAGTSGCGLCGVEAVEQALPDLQVLPGAPLPPAEWLDGLRQRISAFQPLGQYSGAVHAAVFMNNQGELLMGREDIGRHNALDKLIGALIRQKIPTDGGLAIVTSRCSLELIQKVLRAGIQTLVSLSSPTGLALQWARRHNLNLIHLPQKSAPRVYSPAMENQS from the coding sequence ATGAACGCCAAGCGCCCAGTCTGCGCGGCGCCCGCCCTCGAAACGCCCGCGCCCGCCTCCAGCCAGAGCTACCAGTTTTGCAACCTCGAACACACAGAAGTCGCCAGCACAGCGTTGGCGGAAGAAGTGGCGTTGGCGATTGCCTATAACGACATCAGCCAGGCGGTCATGTTGGTGACGCCAACGGACCTGGAAGATTTCATCGTCGGCTTCAGCATCGGCAGCGGCATTATCGCCGACGTTAGCGACATATATGACCTGAAACTCAGCGGTTCGGGCTCGGCCCAATACGCTCAGGTGCAAATTTCCAGCCGTGCCTTCTGGAACCTCAAGCAGCAGCGCCGCCAATTGGCGGGCACCAGTGGCTGCGGCTTGTGCGGTGTCGAGGCGGTGGAGCAAGCCCTGCCAGACCTTCAAGTGCTGCCCGGCGCGCCCTTGCCACCTGCCGAATGGCTCGACGGCCTGCGCCAGCGCATCAGCGCGTTCCAGCCGTTGGGCCAGTACAGCGGCGCAGTGCATGCGGCGGTGTTTATGAATAATCAGGGCGAATTGCTGATGGGCCGCGAAGACATCGGCCGGCATAACGCCCTGGATAAGTTGATCGGCGCCTTGATCCGCCAAAAGATTCCGACCGACGGCGGCCTGGCGATTGTCACCAGTCGCTGCAGCCTCGAATTAATCCAGAAAGTTCTGCGCGCGGGCATCCAGACCCTGGTCAGCCTGTCGTCGCCTACCGGCCTGGCCTTGCAATGGGCCCGCCGACACAACCTCAATCTCATCCACCTGCCGCAGAAAAGTGCGCCGCGGGTCTACAGCCCTGCGATGGAGAACCAGTCATGA
- a CDS encoding ATP-binding protein, protein MTPPLPRRPRWRSLALLALCLAPLLWPLEHLAERYYRSELAGQNRQTLDLYVANLLGTLHRYEVLPQILGDLPALRTALDAPDVSTNLVNANLLLKNVAAQAGVEVMYLMDTTGKTLAASNWDKQDSFVGRNFSFRPYFSEAMAGRLGRFFGLGTTSAKRGYFFAAAVRDGDTIIGVLVVKVDLDHTESLWGKTPEQLLVTDHNGVVILTSRPQWRFRATRPLTAEERQAIIAIQPYPTRDPQPLALSTTAWLRQSSAIAETGWTVEILAPRSLINRPVRTVVAVGGATLLVLMLLLGLMMQRRRHYLERIAFEAKARRELEARVIERTSDLEGLNRRLKQEVLEREHAQQELVRAQDDLVQAGKLSALGTMSASISHELNQPLAAIRSYAENAEILLDHERTNDARGNLKLISELTGRMASIIAHLRAFARRDRHAPESVALQPALDDALALLAKRRRSMEVELIRDLPEATLWVQAGETRLRQVLGNLLANALDALTEKGPPRKLWLSAQTTEQGVNLYIRDNGPGFCMEALGRASEPFYTTKTRTQGLGLGLAICDTLMRAFGGELLFANHKEGGALLTLKLRAGSPGVSLQPSEDRSV, encoded by the coding sequence ATGACTCCACCCCTTCCGCGAAGACCCCGCTGGCGCAGCCTCGCCCTGTTGGCGTTGTGCCTGGCACCGCTGCTGTGGCCGCTGGAACACCTGGCCGAGCGCTATTACCGCAGCGAACTGGCCGGTCAAAACCGCCAGACCCTCGACCTCTACGTCGCCAACCTGCTCGGCACCCTGCACCGCTATGAAGTGCTGCCCCAGATTCTGGGGGATTTGCCGGCCCTGCGCACCGCGCTGGATGCGCCCGATGTCAGCACCAACCTGGTCAACGCCAACCTGTTGCTCAAGAACGTCGCCGCCCAGGCCGGGGTAGAAGTGATGTACCTGATGGACACCACCGGCAAAACGCTCGCCGCCTCCAATTGGGACAAGCAGGACAGCTTTGTCGGGCGCAACTTCTCGTTTCGCCCCTATTTCAGCGAAGCCATGGCCGGGCGCCTGGGCCGGTTTTTCGGCCTGGGCACCACGTCGGCCAAACGCGGCTACTTCTTCGCCGCCGCCGTGCGCGATGGCGACACGATCATCGGTGTGCTGGTGGTCAAGGTTGACCTGGACCATACCGAAAGCCTGTGGGGCAAAACCCCGGAACAACTGCTGGTGACGGACCACAACGGCGTGGTGATCCTTACATCGCGCCCGCAATGGCGATTCCGTGCGACACGGCCGCTGACCGCCGAAGAGCGCCAAGCCATCATCGCGATCCAGCCCTACCCGACGCGCGACCCACAACCGCTGGCCTTGAGTACGACGGCATGGCTGCGCCAATCCTCAGCCATTGCCGAAACCGGCTGGACGGTGGAAATTCTGGCGCCGCGCTCGCTGATCAATCGCCCGGTGCGCACGGTGGTAGCAGTCGGCGGCGCCACGTTGCTGGTACTGATGCTGCTGCTGGGCTTGATGATGCAGCGCCGTCGCCATTATCTGGAGCGCATCGCGTTTGAAGCCAAGGCGCGCCGCGAACTGGAAGCCCGCGTGATCGAGCGCACCAGCGACCTTGAAGGCCTCAACCGGCGCCTGAAACAGGAAGTGCTTGAGCGCGAACACGCCCAGCAGGAACTGGTTCGCGCCCAGGACGACCTGGTGCAAGCCGGCAAACTGTCAGCGTTGGGGACCATGTCGGCGAGCATCAGCCACGAACTCAATCAACCGCTCGCGGCGATTCGCAGCTACGCAGAAAACGCCGAGATCCTGCTCGACCACGAGCGCACCAATGACGCTCGCGGCAACCTCAAACTGATCAGCGAACTGACCGGGCGCATGGCCTCGATCATCGCGCATCTGCGCGCGTTCGCCCGTCGCGACCGCCACGCACCGGAAAGCGTGGCCCTGCAACCGGCGCTGGACGATGCACTGGCGTTGCTGGCCAAGCGGCGACGGTCGATGGAAGTGGAGCTGATCCGCGATTTGCCAGAAGCAACCCTGTGGGTACAGGCCGGCGAAACGCGTCTGCGCCAGGTACTCGGCAACTTGCTGGCCAACGCCCTCGACGCTCTCACCGAAAAAGGCCCGCCGCGCAAACTCTGGTTGAGTGCCCAAACCACCGAACAGGGCGTCAACCTGTACATTCGCGACAACGGTCCAGGCTTTTGCATGGAAGCCCTGGGCCGCGCCAGCGAGCCGTTCTACACCACCAAGACGCGCACCCAGGGCCTTGGGCTGGGGCTGGCAATTTGTGACACGTTGATGCGTGCCTTTGGTGGCGAATTGCTGTTTGCCAACCACAAGGAAGGCGGCGCGCTGTTAACCTTGAAATTGCGTGCCGGCTCGCCGGGCGTCAGTCTGCAACCGTCCGAGGACCGCAGTGTATGA
- the lysM gene encoding peptidoglycan-binding protein LysM, whose amino-acid sequence MSIFSFVKEAGEKLIDLLTPGNANASDDLKKHISDVGLGNPNITATVDGDKVTVKGEVASQEEKEKIILAAGNIAGVGSVEDQITVTGPAVTAARFVVVKKGDTLSAISLAVYGNANQYQKIFEANKPLLKDVDKIYPGQTLRIPE is encoded by the coding sequence ATGAGTATTTTTAGCTTTGTTAAGGAAGCAGGCGAGAAGCTTATTGACCTGTTGACGCCGGGTAACGCCAACGCAAGTGATGATTTGAAAAAGCACATCAGCGATGTCGGGCTCGGAAACCCGAATATCACCGCAACCGTTGATGGCGACAAGGTCACCGTGAAGGGTGAAGTTGCCTCTCAGGAAGAAAAAGAAAAAATCATCCTGGCTGCAGGCAACATCGCAGGTGTTGGCAGTGTAGAAGACCAGATCACCGTGACCGGCCCGGCTGTGACAGCGGCCCGTTTCGTCGTCGTGAAAAAGGGCGACACGCTGAGCGCGATTTCCCTGGCGGTGTACGGCAACGCCAACCAGTACCAAAAGATCTTTGAGGCCAACAAGCCGTTGCTCAAAGATGTGGACAAAATTTACCCAGGGCAGACACTGCGCATTCCTGAGTAA
- a CDS encoding FdhF/YdeP family oxidoreductase, whose translation MSQHHQADQTPTPRYKPYKGPAGGWGALISVAQAWLTSDNALKNLRMMLKTNQNGGFDCPGCAWGDSPESGMVKFCENGAKAVNWEATKRRVDAAFFAKHSVTALLEQSDYWLEYQGRLTEPMRYDAETDRYTPISWEAAFDLVGKHLNALPSPDMAEFYTSGRASNEAAYLYQLFVRAYGTNNFPDCSNMCHEASGVALAQSVGVGKGTVTFDDFEHADAIFVWGQNPGTNHPRMLEPLREAVKRGAQVVCINPLKERGLERFQHPQHPLEMLTNGDKPTNTAYFRPALGGDMAILRGMAKFLLLWERQAQAEGKEAVFDHDFLNEHTTNVLEYLGQIDDTSWDEIVEQSGLTLVEIEQAARMYAKGKNVIMCWAMGITQHRHSVPTIQEIANLMLLRGNIGRPGAGLCPVRGHSNVQGDRTMGINERPPVAFLDSLERRFQFQVPRHNGHNVVEAIHAMLEGRSKVFIGLGGNFAQATPDSPRTFEALRSCDLTVQISTKLNRSHLMHGKDALILPCLGRTDIDIQADGPQAVTVEDSFSMVHGSNGQLQPLSKLMKSEPAILAGIAAATLGSKPVDWNWLVADYGRIRDLIADTIPGFKDFNERIKHPGGFYLGNSAGARRWNTPSGRANFRPNVLPKDLIHERTHATGRVPDLIMQSMRSHDQYNTTIYGLDDRYRGVKGQRDVLFVNEADIIRLGFKPGQKADIVSLWEDGRERRVKGFTLLAFDIPAGQAAAYYPEVNPLVPLESTGDGSHTPTSKFVAIRLEAASATGLIMARSA comes from the coding sequence ATGAGCCAGCACCACCAAGCCGACCAAACCCCGACTCCGCGCTACAAGCCCTACAAAGGCCCGGCTGGCGGCTGGGGCGCGCTGATCAGCGTGGCGCAGGCCTGGTTGACCAGCGACAACGCGCTGAAAAACCTGCGCATGATGCTCAAGACCAACCAGAACGGCGGCTTCGACTGCCCGGGCTGCGCCTGGGGCGATTCGCCGGAAAGCGGCATGGTCAAGTTCTGCGAAAACGGCGCCAAGGCGGTCAACTGGGAAGCCACCAAACGCCGCGTGGATGCCGCATTTTTTGCCAAGCACAGCGTCACCGCACTGCTGGAGCAAAGCGACTATTGGCTCGAATACCAGGGCCGCCTGACCGAGCCGATGCGCTATGACGCCGAAACTGACCGCTACACGCCGATCAGCTGGGAAGCAGCGTTCGACCTGGTCGGCAAGCACCTCAACGCACTCCCAAGCCCGGACATGGCCGAGTTCTACACCTCGGGCCGCGCCAGCAACGAGGCGGCTTACCTGTATCAGCTGTTTGTGCGCGCCTACGGCACCAACAACTTCCCGGACTGCTCAAACATGTGCCACGAAGCCAGCGGCGTGGCCCTGGCGCAAAGCGTGGGGGTGGGCAAAGGCACCGTGACCTTTGACGACTTCGAACACGCCGATGCGATTTTCGTGTGGGGCCAGAACCCCGGCACCAATCACCCGCGTATGCTCGAACCGCTGCGTGAGGCAGTCAAACGCGGCGCCCAGGTGGTGTGCATCAACCCGCTGAAAGAGCGCGGCCTGGAACGTTTCCAGCACCCGCAACACCCGCTGGAAATGCTCACCAACGGCGACAAGCCGACCAACACCGCCTATTTCCGCCCGGCACTGGGCGGCGACATGGCCATCCTGCGCGGCATGGCCAAGTTCCTGCTGCTGTGGGAACGCCAGGCCCAGGCCGAAGGCAAAGAAGCCGTGTTCGATCACGACTTCCTCAACGAACACACCACCAACGTGCTGGAGTACCTGGGCCAGATCGACGACACCTCGTGGGATGAGATCGTCGAGCAGTCCGGCCTGACACTGGTGGAGATCGAGCAAGCGGCGCGCATGTACGCCAAAGGCAAGAACGTGATCATGTGCTGGGCGATGGGCATCACCCAGCATCGCCACTCGGTGCCGACCATTCAGGAAATCGCCAACCTGATGCTGCTGCGCGGCAACATCGGCCGCCCAGGCGCCGGCTTGTGCCCGGTGCGCGGCCACAGCAACGTGCAGGGCGACCGCACCATGGGCATCAACGAGCGCCCACCGGTGGCATTCCTCGATTCCCTGGAACGGCGCTTCCAGTTCCAGGTGCCGCGCCACAATGGCCATAACGTCGTGGAAGCCATCCACGCGATGCTCGAAGGCCGCTCCAAAGTGTTTATCGGCCTGGGCGGCAACTTCGCCCAAGCCACGCCCGACAGCCCGCGCACTTTTGAAGCACTGCGCAGCTGCGACCTGACCGTGCAGATCAGCACCAAGCTCAACCGCAGCCATTTGATGCACGGTAAAGACGCGCTGATCCTGCCGTGCCTGGGCCGTACCGACATCGATATCCAGGCCGACGGCCCGCAAGCGGTGACGGTGGAAGACTCGTTCAGCATGGTTCACGGCTCCAACGGCCAACTGCAGCCACTGTCGAAGCTGATGAAATCCGAGCCTGCGATTCTTGCCGGCATTGCTGCCGCAACCCTGGGCAGCAAACCCGTGGACTGGAACTGGCTAGTCGCCGACTACGGGCGCATCCGCGACCTCATCGCAGACACCATCCCAGGCTTCAAGGACTTCAACGAGCGCATCAAACACCCGGGCGGTTTCTACCTGGGCAACTCCGCTGGCGCACGCCGCTGGAACACGCCCTCGGGCCGCGCCAATTTCCGCCCGAACGTGCTGCCCAAAGACCTGATCCACGAACGCACCCACGCCACGGGCCGGGTGCCGGACCTGATCATGCAGTCGATGCGTTCTCACGATCAGTACAACACCACCATTTACGGCCTGGACGACCGCTACCGTGGCGTGAAAGGTCAGCGTGACGTGCTGTTCGTGAATGAAGCCGACATCATCCGCCTGGGCTTCAAGCCCGGGCAGAAAGCCGACATCGTTTCGCTGTGGGAAGACGGCCGTGAACGCCGAGTGAAGGGCTTTACGTTGCTGGCGTTTGATATTCCCGCAGGACAGGCAGCCGCTTACTACCCGGAAGTGAACCCGCTGGTGCCACTGGAGAGCACTGGCGATGGCAGCCATACGCCGACGTCGAAGTTTGTGGCGATCCGCCTGGAAGCGGCGAGTGCGACCGGCTTGATCATGGCGCGCTCGGCCTGA
- a CDS encoding thioesterase domain-containing protein has product MSRDSRYLESILHHDIPLTREMGLKVLDWQHGQLQLHLPLQANINHKSTMFGGSLYCGAVLAGWGWLHLQLREEGIEDGHIVIQEGQISYPLPVTRDATVVCRAPEEKVWKRFVATYNRYGRARLTLETWIVNEGSEERAVAFTGQYVLHR; this is encoded by the coding sequence ATGAGCCGCGACAGCCGTTACCTGGAATCCATCCTTCACCACGACATCCCGCTTACCCGGGAAATGGGCCTCAAGGTGCTTGACTGGCAACACGGCCAGTTGCAGCTGCACCTGCCCTTGCAAGCCAATATCAACCACAAGAGCACCATGTTTGGCGGCAGCCTGTATTGCGGCGCCGTGCTGGCGGGCTGGGGTTGGCTGCACCTGCAATTGCGCGAAGAAGGCATAGAAGACGGGCATATCGTGATTCAGGAAGGGCAGATCAGCTATCCGCTGCCAGTCACACGGGATGCGACGGTAGTGTGTCGGGCGCCGGAGGAGAAGGTGTGGAAGCGTTTTGTGGCGACGTATAACCGTTATGGCCGGGCGCGGCTGACGCTGGAGACGTGGATCGTGAATGAGGGGAGTGAGGAGCGCGCGGTGGCGTTTACTGGCCAGTACGTCTTGCACCGTTAA
- a CDS encoding LysR family transcriptional regulator has protein sequence MDIKQLKFLIALDETRHFGQAAARCHITQPTLSMRLRNLEEELDLPLVNRGQRFEGFTAPGERVLAWARTVLAAYDGLQAEAAACRGNLVGTLRLGVVPLSSFDPLALMQQLHKEHPSLRFELSALSSEQILEQLASNRLDLGVSYLERLDNERFDSLALGETRMGLLYDQRFFSFGDKPLSWEALIELPLGMLTSGMHFRQSIDHNFHSRGLNPQPLLQTDAVHQLLQAVHGGLCCAVMPLDGGLDALTEHLRLQPIEDAHTLARLGLIMRRSAPRSALAEACFALFQKSQQEP, from the coding sequence ATGGACATCAAACAGCTGAAATTCCTCATCGCCCTCGACGAGACGCGCCACTTCGGTCAGGCGGCCGCGCGCTGCCATATCACCCAGCCGACCCTGTCGATGCGCTTGCGTAACCTGGAAGAAGAGCTGGACTTGCCGTTGGTCAATCGCGGCCAGCGCTTTGAAGGCTTTACCGCGCCGGGCGAGCGCGTGCTGGCGTGGGCGCGCACGGTGCTGGCGGCCTATGACGGCTTGCAGGCCGAAGCAGCGGCCTGTCGCGGCAATTTGGTCGGCACCTTGCGCCTGGGTGTGGTGCCGTTGTCGAGCTTCGATCCCTTGGCCTTGATGCAGCAACTGCATAAAGAGCATCCGAGCCTGCGCTTTGAACTGTCGGCATTGAGCTCCGAGCAAATCCTCGAACAGCTGGCGAGCAACCGCCTGGACCTCGGCGTGTCCTACCTGGAGCGCCTGGATAACGAGCGCTTCGACTCGCTGGCCTTGGGCGAAACCCGCATGGGCCTGCTCTACGACCAGCGTTTTTTCAGCTTCGGCGACAAGCCGTTGAGCTGGGAAGCTCTGATCGAACTGCCGCTGGGCATGCTCACCAGCGGCATGCATTTCCGTCAGTCCATCGACCATAATTTCCACAGCCGCGGGCTCAACCCGCAACCGCTGTTGCAAACCGATGCGGTGCATCAATTGTTACAAGCCGTGCACGGCGGCCTGTGCTGCGCGGTGATGCCATTGGACGGCGGCCTGGATGCACTGACTGAGCACCTGCGCCTGCAACCCATTGAAGACGCTCACACATTGGCTCGCCTGGGGCTGATCATGCGTCGCAGCGCACCGCGTTCGGCATTGGCGGAAGCCTGTTTCGCGCTGTTTCAAAAATCGCAACAAGAGCCTTGA
- the nudE gene encoding ADP compounds hydrolase NudE: protein MRQKPTVLAREIVASSRLFRVEEVQLRFSNGVERTYERLVGRGAGYGAVMIVAMIDDDHALLVEEYCGGTDEYEVSLPKGLIEPGEDVLAAANRELKEEAGYGARLLEHITELSLSPGYMSQKIQVVLATDLYEERLEGDEPEPMRVDRVNLRELSQLAQNEQFSEGRALAALYLVRDLLTQRGAFIA from the coding sequence ATGCGCCAGAAACCCACCGTCCTCGCCCGCGAAATAGTCGCCAGTAGCCGTTTGTTCCGCGTGGAGGAAGTGCAATTGCGCTTTTCCAATGGCGTTGAACGGACCTACGAGCGCCTGGTAGGCCGCGGTGCCGGCTACGGCGCGGTGATGATCGTGGCGATGATTGACGACGATCATGCGTTGCTGGTGGAGGAGTACTGCGGCGGCACCGATGAATATGAGGTGTCGTTGCCCAAGGGACTGATCGAACCCGGCGAAGACGTGCTGGCGGCGGCCAACCGTGAACTCAAGGAAGAGGCCGGTTATGGCGCGCGTCTGTTGGAGCACATTACCGAGCTGTCGTTGTCGCCCGGCTACATGAGCCAGAAAATTCAGGTGGTGTTGGCCACCGATCTGTACGAAGAGCGCCTGGAGGGCGATGAGCCTGAGCCGATGCGGGTTGATCGGGTTAACCTGCGCGAGCTGTCGCAGCTTGCGCAAAACGAGCAGTTCAGCGAGGGGCGCGCCCTGGCGGCACTGTATCTGGTACGAGACCTGTTGACCCAGCGTGGAGCGTTTATCGCATGA
- the cysQ gene encoding 3'(2'),5'-bisphosphate nucleotidase CysQ, giving the protein MSELFLGHPFIAPVIELARQAGEVILPYWRADVEVTSKSDDSPVTAADLAAHHLILTGLTALDPSIPVLSEEDADIDQSVRAGWQRWWLVDPLDGTKEFISGSEEFTVNIALIEQGRVVFGVVSMPTSGRCYFGGAGLGAWRSDVNEAPKQIQVRQTPAAGEAFTVVASRRHSSPEQERLLHGLSEGLGALKLANIGSSLKFCLLAEGSADCYPRLAPTSQWDTAAAQGVLEGAGGEVLELSGKPFSYPARESLLNPFFLALPAKAAWRERLLTLARS; this is encoded by the coding sequence ATGAGCGAACTGTTTTTAGGTCACCCGTTTATTGCCCCTGTGATTGAGCTGGCCCGTCAGGCGGGTGAAGTGATCCTGCCGTATTGGCGCGCCGACGTGGAGGTTACCTCCAAGTCGGATGACTCGCCGGTGACGGCAGCGGACCTGGCCGCTCACCATCTGATTCTCACCGGCCTTACCGCGCTCGACCCGAGCATTCCGGTGTTGTCCGAAGAAGACGCGGATATCGACCAGAGTGTGCGTGCGGGCTGGCAGCGCTGGTGGCTGGTTGACCCGCTGGATGGCACCAAGGAATTTATCTCTGGCAGCGAAGAATTCACCGTCAATATCGCCTTGATCGAACAAGGCCGCGTGGTGTTTGGCGTGGTATCGATGCCGACCAGTGGCCGTTGCTACTTCGGAGGCGCGGGGCTGGGGGCGTGGCGCTCTGATGTGAACGAGGCACCCAAGCAGATTCAGGTACGCCAGACGCCGGCAGCGGGTGAAGCCTTCACCGTGGTTGCCAGCCGCCGCCACAGCAGCCCTGAACAAGAGCGCCTGCTGCACGGCTTGAGCGAAGGCCTGGGAGCGTTGAAGCTGGCGAATATCGGCAGCTCGCTGAAATTCTGCCTGTTGGCCGAAGGCAGTGCCGATTGCTATCCACGTTTGGCGCCGACGTCGCAGTGGGACACCGCAGCGGCTCAGGGCGTGTTGGAAGGCGCGGGCGGCGAGGTGTTGGAGTTGAGTGGTAAGCCGTTCAGCTATCCGGCGCGGGAATCGCTGTTGAACCCGTTCTTTTTGGCGCTGCCGGCCAAGGCCGCATGGCGCGAGCGCTTGCTGACCCTGGCGAGATCCTGA